The genomic stretch AACGGCCTGATACAGGTAACCACAGAAAATGTAAATATGTCCACCAATAATCCGGCTTATTATGTATTGCAGGCAGTGGAACTAGGAGTATATCCAAAGTTTACCTTAACGGCTAAGAGTGATGATATCCTGCAGGAAAGCGCTTATTCCTATTACTATGCAACAGAGTATGAGAAGCAGAAGGATACGATTAATCAGGTATATGAAGCATGCAAGGCAGCCTGGGAGGAAATTGGAAATATGGAGATTACAGGTCATAAAATCCTTGGAGAAAACGTATTTCTTACGGAATATGCTTCCGGTGTAACGGTTATAACCAACTATAACCTACATACTGTGAACGTAAACGGCAGTGAGATACCAGCCCTTGGATATATTATTTCAGGAAATTAGGAGGAAAGAGGATGCGAAATATTTTTCCGTTAAAATACAAAACCAAAAGAAAGCTCAACGGCTTCCTCTATGTCCTGCCCTTTCTCATCGGTTTTTTATTATGTTTTGCCATACCGTTATTTAATACCGTAAGGTATTCCTTTAATACTGTAAGTGTAAATGATACCGGTGGTATGAAATTTGCCTACAGCGGTTTCAAAAATTATATCGATTTATTTCAGAATGAAGTAACTACTACCGCGCAGCCAATGATAAGGCTTTTTGCGGATCAGAATCTTTCCATACTTACCAATGTGCCCCTGATTGTAATCTTCAGTTTATTTATGGCACTTTTGGCAAATCTGAAATTTAAGGGAAGAGGGATTGTAAGGGTTATTTACTTTCTGCCCATTATCTTTGGTCTTGAGGTTGTAACAGATATGCTTGCAATAACCACCGGCGGTGAATGGGTCAAAGAAAGCTCCGGATTATTCAGTGAAAGTTATATCAGTTCCTTGTTGATGCATTACACGAATATACCTAACAGCATTTTACTGCCGGTAATATCATACGTTGACAAAATCTTTGACGTACTTTCCCAATCCGGTGTACAGACCTTGATTTATCTGGCAGGACTGCAATCCATCAGTCCCAGCCTGTATGAGGTTGCTAAAATTGAAGGTGCTACCGGTTATGAGACCTTCTGGAAGGTTACCATACCCTCAATTATGCATATAACGTTATTTGTTACCGTGTATACGGTTGTGGATATGTTCTTAAAATCCCCTATTTCAGAAGAAGCCTACAGCTTTGCTTTTGAACAGAGTAAGATTGGAACCGGTTCCGCGTTATCTGTAATTTACATATTAAATGTGCTCCTGGTTCTTGGAATTGTATTGTTGGTGTTAAGAAAGGTGGTAAAGAAATATGAAAAATAAGACTGAGAATGCCTCCTTTGGGCTTAAGGTATATCTGTTTCGCAAGAAATCAAAGAATATACTGCAGTCCGCCTTCCTTTTCTGTATTATTGTAGGTTTATGCTTTACGATTCTCTATCCTATTATACAGTTGATTCCATCCATATTTTCTAACATCGAAGATTTGGGTAATCCGAATGTAATCTGGCTGCCTATGGAGTTCTCCATGACCAGCTTTAAGGCTGCCATTCGTTTTAGTATGCCGGAAGGCTTTATGACAATTGTAAAATCTGTTTTATACGCAGGTTTAATAATGGGTATACAGGTGTTTGTTTCAGCAATGGCAGGTTATTCCCTGGCCAGAGTGAAGTTCTTCGGACACAAATTCGTATTCTTTCTGGTAATACTTGTATTTTTGGTTCCCAGACAGTCACTGTTGCTGGCACAGTATATCTACTATTCACATTTTAATGCCTTTGGTTTGCTGAAGTTCTTTACAGAGTCAGGGGAAATTAACTTGATCAACCAACCTGCAACGTTGTTTATGATTGCAATATTGGGTTTTGGTGTTCAGCAGAGCTTATTTGTTTTCATTTTCAGTCAGTTTTTTAAGAATATACCAAAAGAACTGGAAGAAGCTTCTCTTATTGACGGCTGCGGCTTTCATAAGACATATTTTAAGATTATGATTCCGAATGCATTGCCTGCCATATCAACGGTAGCGGTATTATCTTTTGTTTGGAATTATGGTGATACCTATTTTACCAGCTACTTTAATAAGGACGGCCCTTACCTGAGTTCAAGCCTTGCAAGGGTATTTTCACCGGCAAACAAACAGTTTGTATTGGGAGCAGTAAAAGTATGGTTCGATGTACCGCTGGCAACAGACTTTGCTTTTGATGCTATTAAGCAGGCAGCCGTTCTTATCTTCCTTATACCTTTGCTGCTGGTGTACTTCGGCGCTCAGAAGTGGCTGGTGGAAAATCTCGAGAATTCCGGACTTGTAGGATAAAGGTTTCTCATGGATTCAGGAATATCTAATCGCAGATTACATATTTACGAAAGGGGTTATTTATGAGAAAAAGATGGGGTGTGGCAGTAGTCTGCCTGCTTGTTCTGTTAACTGGCTGCGGGGGAGGAGGAAGTTCCAGGAAAACCGAAGCTCCTGCTGATGATAAGGTATCACAAGAGGGTACAGCAGAATCAGAAAGCAAAGAAAACAATGATGTAACAGGGGGAGCAATAGAAGTGAAAATTAACTTATCAGAGAAACATCAGATAATCGAAAGCTTCGGAACCAGCGGTTGTTGGTGGTCGCAATATGTCGGAGGCTGGGATAATGAGTATAAGGATACCGGGCGCTCCGTAAGAGATGAGATTGCCATGCTTTTATTTGACAGAGAGTATGGTATTGGACTTAGCAGTTATCGTTACAATCTCGGAGCAGGATCTGCTGACAGCGGTAAGGGTAAATACAATGATCCTCATAGAAGAGCACAGAGTTTTGAAACGGCACCTTTTACCTACAACTGGAACAAGGATGCTAATGCTGTCTGGTTTATGAGAAAGGCTGTGGAACTGGGAGTAGAGGAAATTATCATGTTCAGCAACAGTCCATTGGAACGTTTGACCATTAACGGAACTGCCCAGGTGACAAAGGGCAGTAACGAGAACATTCTCCCTGAAAATTATGAGGATTTTGCCCGATATGTAATGGATGTGGCAGAGCATTTTGTAGAAGAAGGGATACCCGTAAAATACATTTCACCTGTCAATGAACCACAATGGGAGTGGACGGAAGGACAGGAGGGGTGCCATTACGAACCCGCTAAAATACCAAAGCTGTATCGTACATTTCTAACAGAATTAAATAGCAGGCCAGCGTTAAAAGATGTTGCACTTTCCGGTCCGGAAAGCGGTGAATGGAAGGGAGCTGCTACTCTATATACCAGTGCGCTCTTAAATGACTCTGTTCTTGGCAGTTATTTCGATGCCATCGATAATCATTCCTACTGGTCTGATACTGCTTCCAAAGTAGCCTTTAAGAGATGGATGGATGCCAACTATCCTGAGGTTAAGCTGCGTATGAGTGAGTGGTGTGAAATGGTAAACGGCTCGGATGTTACAATGGATTCTGCATTTGAACTTGCAAGGGTACTGCAGGAGGATCTAACGGTACTCGATGTGGTATCCTGGCAGAACTGGGTGGGTGTAGCCCCCGGTGGTTATCGCGATGGGCTTATCTATGTTAATGAAGGAAAGAAGACGCTGAACCCGTTAAAACGGTTATGGGGCTATGGTAATTACTCCAAATTTATACGGCCCGGTTATCAGAGGGTTGAGGTATCTGACAGTACGCTGAAAGAATTAAACCCCGTCGCCTTTACCGGTACGAATGATAAGGGAAAAAAGGAATTGGTGCTGGTAGTCATTAATGAGTCCGATGCAAATAAAAAACTTTTGCTTGATATTCAAGGGGCAGTAGAATATACTGATATAAGTGTATACGAAACCTCAGAAAGCAGTAATTTAGACAGAATAACCAATGAAAAATACGGCGTGGGAGATGCAGTTGAGGTCGGAAAGCAATCTATAACTACAATTATTTTGTCAGAGGGCTGGTGATTTCTATTTTAGATGGCAACGACATGCCGAAGCAATTAACCATTTATGATATTGCAAAGGAAGTTGGGGTCTCCGCAGCAACAGTTTCGAGAGCAATATCAGGAAGAGGTTACGTATCAGAAGCAAATAAAGTAAAAATTATGGAACTGGTTCAGAAATATAATTTCAGACCAAATACCTTTGCCCAGAATCTGCAGGCAGGGTTTACGAAAACCATCGGATATATAGTCCCTCACATCGGTAATATGTATTTTGCAAATGTATATTATGAGTTTGAAAAATGGGCTTCCAGCCATGGGTATATGACCATTTTGCTAAATGCCAAAGGTGATTACAATCTGGAGTCTAAATTCTTAAACTCTCTGAAGGAAAAACATGTAGACGGTATCGTCATGATGGGAGGGCGAATGGATGAGAGGAATCTTCCGGAGAGTCATGTCAGGGAAATACAGGAGATGAGAAATATCGTCCCGGTTGTTTCCTGTGGTCCGGAAGCAGAACGC from Anaerocolumna sp. AGMB13020 encodes the following:
- a CDS encoding glycoside hydrolase family 30 protein; the protein is MRKRWGVAVVCLLVLLTGCGGGGSSRKTEAPADDKVSQEGTAESESKENNDVTGGAIEVKINLSEKHQIIESFGTSGCWWSQYVGGWDNEYKDTGRSVRDEIAMLLFDREYGIGLSSYRYNLGAGSADSGKGKYNDPHRRAQSFETAPFTYNWNKDANAVWFMRKAVELGVEEIIMFSNSPLERLTINGTAQVTKGSNENILPENYEDFARYVMDVAEHFVEEGIPVKYISPVNEPQWEWTEGQEGCHYEPAKIPKLYRTFLTELNSRPALKDVALSGPESGEWKGAATLYTSALLNDSVLGSYFDAIDNHSYWSDTASKVAFKRWMDANYPEVKLRMSEWCEMVNGSDVTMDSAFELARVLQEDLTVLDVVSWQNWVGVAPGGYRDGLIYVNEGKKTLNPLKRLWGYGNYSKFIRPGYQRVEVSDSTLKELNPVAFTGTNDKGKKELVLVVINESDANKKLLLDIQGAVEYTDISVYETSESSNLDRITNEKYGVGDAVEVGKQSITTIILSEGW
- a CDS encoding carbohydrate ABC transporter permease, with translation MKNKTENASFGLKVYLFRKKSKNILQSAFLFCIIVGLCFTILYPIIQLIPSIFSNIEDLGNPNVIWLPMEFSMTSFKAAIRFSMPEGFMTIVKSVLYAGLIMGIQVFVSAMAGYSLARVKFFGHKFVFFLVILVFLVPRQSLLLAQYIYYSHFNAFGLLKFFTESGEINLINQPATLFMIAILGFGVQQSLFVFIFSQFFKNIPKELEEASLIDGCGFHKTYFKIMIPNALPAISTVAVLSFVWNYGDTYFTSYFNKDGPYLSSSLARVFSPANKQFVLGAVKVWFDVPLATDFAFDAIKQAAVLIFLIPLLLVYFGAQKWLVENLENSGLVG
- a CDS encoding carbohydrate ABC transporter permease — its product is MRNIFPLKYKTKRKLNGFLYVLPFLIGFLLCFAIPLFNTVRYSFNTVSVNDTGGMKFAYSGFKNYIDLFQNEVTTTAQPMIRLFADQNLSILTNVPLIVIFSLFMALLANLKFKGRGIVRVIYFLPIIFGLEVVTDMLAITTGGEWVKESSGLFSESYISSLLMHYTNIPNSILLPVISYVDKIFDVLSQSGVQTLIYLAGLQSISPSLYEVAKIEGATGYETFWKVTIPSIMHITLFVTVYTVVDMFLKSPISEEAYSFAFEQSKIGTGSALSVIYILNVLLVLGIVLLVLRKVVKKYEK